The proteins below are encoded in one region of Chloroherpetonaceae bacterium:
- a CDS encoding ferrous iron transport protein A gives MILLREVRKGDTFKVVRIDDRQIRTQLLRFGLGEGSTAKCFERLPAGPIVIKHQRQEVALGREIADKIWVELLAQ, from the coding sequence GTGATTCTACTCAGAGAAGTCAGGAAAGGCGACACTTTCAAAGTCGTGCGCATTGACGACAGGCAAATTCGCACGCAGCTTTTGCGCTTCGGACTTGGCGAGGGCAGCACGGCTAAGTGTTTTGAGCGTTTGCCAGCTGGCCCAATTGTCATCAAGCATCAGCGTCAGGAAGTGGCGCTTGGTAGAGAGATTGCCGACAAAATCTGGGTAGAGTTGCTTGCTCAGTAG
- a CDS encoding sodium:solute symporter family protein gives MNAIQLSILGYVLLQLAIGFLLSRRIHTESDYLLAGRRLGFGIATLTLFATWFGAEACLGAAGAIYQEGFSGSISDPFGYALCLLFMGLFFAVPLWTRNFVTLADFFRVRYSPVVERLAAVLIIPSSLVWASSQMRAFGQVIASFSPLSPEQAITLSAVVVVIYTISGGLWADAVTDVIQGIMLVVGLICLLVAVLSHTTPEHYTVALTAERLDFFRNGSLLQTLEAWLIPICGSMLSQELVARALAARSPQVAKRSALVASGLYFLIGSIPAFIGLVGIALFPNLSDPESLLPVAAKAYLPPWLYVIFIGALFSAILSTVDSALLATSALFSHNLIIPLFPKMSEESKVRTNRLGVALFGAIAYSVALYAGSVHELVILASAISGAGIFTVVVIGLFTPFGKVRSAVATLIAGSLVWALATFVLHLDFAYTLALVVSFLTYFLFALFETPRLFLPKNLLRHIRSHRERFIIPTMEHAIRKEFNQKFRREVYEAFIADISRYNKGAMDFRLCETPLFLSEAMTTDLMKAAHTIVDELLEPSLMKKLDQAVPKHLYVPNEDAHPTFLQLDFAIAEMPDGTLAPRLIELQGFPTLYAFQWLLDKKIRQFFDIPDSLTPYFSGYSSESYLQRFRELLLGNSAPENVVLLEVQPETQKTRIDFYCTEELTGIKTICLTEVIKRQNRLYYKQNGKEIPIERIYNRVVFDELYKKQIEFGFRFQDELDVVWLNHPNWFMKISKYCLPLFKSQYVPKAYLLSDLERYPTDLENYVLKPLFSFSGTGVEIDVTPEMLDRIADRQNYLLQEKVKYAPLVDTPEGGTKAEVRMMFFWGNSEKPELVNNLVRMSRGKMLGASYNKNAEWIGASLAYHP, from the coding sequence ATGAACGCCATTCAGCTTAGCATTTTAGGCTATGTCTTGCTTCAGCTGGCAATTGGATTCTTGCTCTCCCGACGCATTCACACTGAGTCGGATTACCTATTGGCAGGCCGGCGGCTGGGCTTTGGCATTGCAACACTCACGCTATTTGCCACGTGGTTTGGCGCGGAGGCATGCTTAGGAGCGGCTGGGGCAATTTATCAAGAAGGGTTTTCAGGAAGCATCTCTGACCCGTTTGGCTATGCATTATGCTTACTCTTTATGGGACTGTTTTTCGCCGTGCCGCTCTGGACGCGCAATTTTGTAACGCTGGCAGATTTTTTTCGAGTGCGCTACTCGCCTGTTGTGGAGCGCCTAGCAGCCGTGCTGATAATTCCCTCATCGCTAGTTTGGGCATCGTCGCAAATGCGCGCCTTTGGGCAAGTGATTGCGTCGTTCTCACCACTAAGTCCTGAACAGGCTATCACGCTGTCTGCTGTGGTCGTGGTGATTTACACCATATCAGGTGGATTGTGGGCTGATGCTGTCACGGACGTCATTCAAGGTATAATGCTGGTGGTGGGGCTAATCTGCTTGCTGGTAGCCGTGCTGTCGCACACAACCCCTGAGCATTATACGGTGGCACTGACAGCAGAGCGACTAGACTTTTTCCGCAACGGTTCGCTATTACAAACACTGGAAGCGTGGCTCATCCCAATTTGTGGCTCAATGCTCTCGCAAGAGCTGGTGGCGCGTGCCTTAGCGGCAAGATCACCACAAGTTGCAAAACGCTCTGCGCTGGTGGCCAGTGGACTGTATTTCCTGATTGGCTCTATTCCTGCATTCATTGGTCTTGTGGGCATTGCGCTGTTCCCAAATCTCTCTGACCCAGAGTCGCTCTTGCCAGTTGCAGCAAAAGCCTATCTGCCGCCATGGCTCTATGTAATATTTATCGGTGCGCTGTTTTCGGCAATTCTCTCAACGGTCGATAGCGCACTGTTGGCAACGAGTGCGCTCTTCTCGCACAATCTCATCATTCCGTTGTTCCCAAAAATGAGCGAGGAAAGCAAAGTGCGCACCAATCGCTTAGGCGTCGCACTCTTTGGTGCAATTGCCTACTCGGTGGCGCTATACGCAGGCAGTGTGCATGAATTGGTGATACTGGCTTCTGCGATAAGCGGCGCAGGCATTTTTACCGTTGTGGTAATCGGGTTATTTACGCCCTTTGGCAAAGTGCGAAGCGCAGTGGCCACATTGATTGCTGGGTCGCTCGTCTGGGCGCTAGCGACGTTTGTCCTTCACCTTGATTTTGCATACACGTTGGCACTTGTTGTATCTTTCCTAACCTATTTTCTATTTGCACTCTTTGAGACGCCAAGACTCTTTTTACCAAAAAACTTGCTTAGGCATATTCGCTCGCATCGAGAACGATTCATCATACCGACTATGGAACACGCCATTCGCAAGGAGTTCAACCAAAAGTTCCGACGAGAAGTCTATGAAGCCTTCATTGCAGACATCAGTCGATACAATAAAGGTGCAATGGATTTTCGCCTGTGTGAGACACCACTGTTTCTCTCGGAGGCAATGACGACTGACTTGATGAAAGCCGCTCACACTATTGTTGATGAATTGCTCGAGCCGTCGTTGATGAAGAAATTAGACCAAGCCGTGCCCAAGCATCTCTATGTGCCGAATGAAGATGCGCACCCTACATTTTTGCAACTGGACTTTGCGATTGCAGAAATGCCCGATGGCACACTGGCACCGCGTCTCATTGAGCTGCAAGGTTTCCCCACGCTCTATGCCTTTCAGTGGTTGCTGGATAAGAAGATTCGCCAGTTTTTTGACATTCCTGATTCGCTAACGCCGTATTTTAGCGGCTACTCATCGGAGTCGTATCTTCAGCGATTTAGAGAACTGCTGCTAGGCAATTCTGCACCTGAAAACGTCGTGCTCTTGGAGGTGCAGCCCGAGACGCAAAAGACACGCATTGACTTTTACTGCACCGAAGAGCTAACAGGCATTAAGACCATTTGCCTCACCGAAGTCATCAAGCGCCAAAATAGGCTTTACTACAAGCAAAACGGCAAAGAAATCCCAATTGAGCGCATCTACAACCGTGTGGTGTTCGATGAACTCTACAAAAAGCAAATTGAGTTTGGCTTTCGCTTTCAGGACGAGCTGGATGTGGTCTGGCTCAATCACCCGAATTGGTTTATGAAAATCTCAAAATATTGCCTACCGCTGTTCAAAAGCCAATATGTGCCGAAGGCATATTTGCTCTCCGACCTTGAGCGCTACCCAACTGATTTAGAGAATTATGTCTTAAAACCGCTGTTTTCTTTCTCTGGCACAGGCGTTGAGATTGATGTAACACCCGAAATGCTCGACCGCATTGCCGACCGACAAAATTATCTGCTGCAAGAAAAGGTAAAATATGCGCCGCTGGTCGATACCCCCGAAGGAGGCACAAAAGCAGAAGTGCGAATGATGTTCTTCTGGGGCAATAGTGAAAAACCCGAACTGGTCAATAACCTTGTGCGAATGAGTCGAGGCAAAATGTTAGGAGCATCTTACAATAAAAATGCCGAGTGGATTGGCGCAAGTTTAGCATATCACCCGTAA
- a CDS encoding YajQ family cyclic di-GMP-binding protein translates to MATEHSFDIVSKIPMQELDNALNQARKEIQQRYDLKDTNSEILFNPKEMELTLQSASEFTLKSVIDVLQSKLIKRGISIKALEYGKLEPASHNSVRQKVKLKQGLSKEVSKKITAAIKDLKLKVQTQVQGDAIRVSGKQIDDLQAVQKHLLSLDFEVPLQFENYR, encoded by the coding sequence ATGGCAACGGAGCATTCCTTTGACATTGTCTCGAAAATTCCAATGCAGGAACTTGACAATGCCCTTAATCAAGCAAGAAAAGAAATTCAACAGCGCTACGACCTCAAGGATACAAACTCAGAAATTCTCTTCAACCCCAAGGAGATGGAACTAACCCTGCAATCTGCCAGCGAATTTACACTAAAATCTGTGATTGATGTGCTGCAATCCAAACTGATTAAGCGTGGCATTTCAATTAAAGCACTCGAGTATGGCAAGCTCGAGCCGGCTTCGCACAATAGCGTACGCCAGAAGGTTAAGCTCAAGCAAGGTCTTAGCAAAGAGGTTTCCAAAAAAATTACGGCTGCCATCAAAGACCTCAAGCTCAAAGTGCAAACGCAGGTGCAAGGTGACGCCATTCGTGTTAGCGGCAAGCAAATTGATGACCTGCAAGCCGTGCAGAAGCATCTTTTGTCGCTTGACTTCGAAGTACCCTTGCAATTTGAAAACTATCGCTAA
- a CDS encoding ferrous iron transporter B encodes MEKLTLELPAASLVSAEMPQHAQPPLTQRPRLVLVGNPNVGKSVFFNHFSGLYVDVSNYPGTTVEIAHGRYKHYDVFDTPGIYGVSSFNDEERVARDTVLAADVVLNVVDATNLERDLFLTLQLIDMRFKLVVALNMMDALEQAGLEIDVAELEALLGVPVVPVVAIRKKGFEQLEAALPHARVGHSDTALQQHIQRIVPQLKPTDNPAADALMILEGDEVIAERHSLAPINQREEIYVARRNRVNQILTKVYRQTSDAKWSAKLSEKLGQWTINPVTGIPFLLLALWLIYQVVGVLVAQRVVGHLEVELGNKRWEPAVKHLFALITPVRITVEVLQKDESGEDKTVEMQVFDFPKGTYQDPALLTALQTFTEGKDVMQRFDFSTETLWGKIVVILAGEFGAITMTVTYLLFLLLPLIIGFYLFLAVLEDCGYLPRLATMVDRLFTAMGLNGRAVIPIILGFGCVTMATITTRLLNTSREKTIAASILNFAIPCSAQLAVITALLTKAGGEYTLIFFFIILANLVGIGTAIDKILPGKSSALLIDLPPMRLPRIENIAKKTWIKTLSFMKEASPWFFIGALLVSTMQVTGLLEAWVSLFEPITTNWLGLPAEAARAFVMGMVRRDFGAAGLYELAMTPKQIVVSLTVITLFVPCIASLMVLLKERGLREAMTIWFGSWGLAFSIGGVVARVL; translated from the coding sequence ATGGAGAAACTGACACTTGAACTACCTGCGGCATCGCTGGTCTCCGCCGAGATGCCCCAGCACGCCCAACCGCCACTCACGCAACGCCCTCGTCTGGTGCTGGTAGGCAATCCGAATGTGGGGAAATCGGTGTTCTTTAATCACTTCAGTGGTCTATATGTCGATGTCTCCAACTATCCGGGCACAACGGTCGAGATTGCACACGGACGCTACAAGCATTACGATGTGTTTGATACGCCGGGTATCTACGGCGTCAGCTCCTTTAATGATGAAGAGCGCGTGGCGCGCGACACAGTGCTGGCGGCTGATGTGGTGCTGAATGTCGTTGATGCGACTAACCTCGAGCGCGATTTATTTCTCACGCTGCAACTGATTGATATGCGCTTCAAGCTGGTCGTTGCGCTCAATATGATGGACGCTCTGGAGCAAGCAGGCTTAGAGATTGACGTTGCTGAATTGGAAGCGTTGCTTGGTGTGCCTGTTGTGCCTGTTGTGGCGATTCGGAAAAAGGGGTTTGAGCAGTTAGAGGCTGCGCTCCCGCACGCTCGAGTTGGACACTCTGACACTGCCCTGCAGCAACACATTCAGCGCATTGTGCCGCAGCTTAAACCTACTGACAATCCTGCCGCCGATGCCTTGATGATTCTTGAGGGCGATGAAGTCATTGCCGAGCGGCATAGCCTTGCCCCAATTAACCAGCGTGAAGAAATCTATGTAGCTCGACGTAATCGTGTCAATCAAATTCTGACCAAAGTCTATCGCCAAACGTCTGACGCAAAGTGGAGCGCAAAGCTCAGCGAAAAACTTGGACAGTGGACCATCAACCCCGTTACAGGTATTCCTTTTTTGCTCTTGGCTCTGTGGTTGATTTATCAAGTGGTGGGAGTGCTGGTTGCGCAGCGTGTAGTGGGACATTTGGAAGTGGAGCTTGGCAATAAGCGCTGGGAGCCAGCGGTCAAGCACCTTTTTGCACTTATTACACCTGTGCGCATCACGGTTGAAGTGCTGCAAAAAGATGAGTCCGGAGAAGACAAGACCGTTGAGATGCAGGTCTTTGATTTTCCAAAGGGCACTTATCAAGACCCTGCACTGCTAACAGCCTTGCAAACCTTTACGGAGGGAAAAGACGTGATGCAACGCTTCGATTTTTCAACCGAGACGCTTTGGGGCAAAATCGTGGTGATTTTAGCAGGTGAGTTTGGCGCTATCACTATGACCGTTACATATCTACTTTTCCTGCTTTTGCCGCTTATCATTGGCTTTTACCTTTTTCTTGCCGTTTTGGAAGACTGTGGGTATTTGCCACGACTTGCCACAATGGTAGACCGGCTCTTTACTGCCATGGGGCTAAACGGTCGTGCCGTTATCCCGATTATTTTGGGTTTTGGTTGCGTTACAATGGCTACCATTACCACGCGCCTACTTAATACCTCGCGTGAAAAAACTATTGCTGCTTCCATTCTCAACTTTGCTATTCCCTGCTCTGCGCAACTGGCAGTCATTACGGCTCTTCTTACCAAAGCAGGCGGCGAGTACACACTTATTTTCTTCTTCATCATCTTAGCCAATCTTGTTGGTATTGGCACGGCAATTGATAAAATTTTGCCCGGCAAATCGTCTGCGCTGCTTATTGATTTGCCGCCGATGCGCCTACCACGCATTGAAAACATAGCGAAGAAAACTTGGATTAAGACACTGAGCTTTATGAAAGAAGCTTCGCCGTGGTTTTTTATTGGGGCGCTTTTGGTCTCGACAATGCAAGTAACAGGCTTGCTGGAAGCGTGGGTGAGCCTTTTTGAGCCCATCACGACCAATTGGTTAGGGCTTCCTGCTGAAGCTGCGCGCGCATTTGTAATGGGTATGGTGCGTCGGGATTTTGGTGCTGCAGGACTTTATGAACTGGCGATGACGCCAAAGCAGATTGTTGTCTCGCTCACGGTCATTACACTCTTTGTGCCGTGCATTGCGAGCCTGATGGTTCTGCTCAAAGAGCGCGGTCTCCGTGAAGCAATGACGATTTGGTTTGGTAGTTGGGGACTAGCTTTTTCAATCGGCGGCGTGGTTGCAAGGGTGCTTTGA
- a CDS encoding threonine/serine dehydratase, which produces MLIEKSEIEAAAARLKPYLLPTPVIPSRYFTSKLGAQLFLKLETLQPTNSFKVRGATNAILALSESQRQRGVISASAGNHGMAVALAANKLGISATIYLPEKTPKVKLERIERLGAQIILHGESWDEANALAMSVAEQEGKAYIPAFDHLHVMAGQGTIVLELITQLPKIDAIVVSIGGGGLISGIISAVRHFSPHTKVYGVETEGANRLYLSRAAGRIVELPAITSVAESLGARKTGQRQFEIITNYVEDLVVVSDEEAIQSLLELLQEEKLLVEPAASCCIAALLTKKIPVQKGETIVAIMCGANVALERVVEWYEAEKMKVA; this is translated from the coding sequence ATGCTCATTGAGAAATCGGAAATTGAGGCTGCCGCCGCCCGACTCAAACCATACCTTTTGCCAACGCCTGTCATTCCATCGCGCTATTTTACTTCAAAGCTAGGGGCTCAGCTTTTTTTGAAGTTGGAGACCTTGCAACCCACTAATTCTTTCAAAGTGCGCGGTGCAACCAATGCGATTTTGGCTTTAAGTGAGTCGCAGCGTCAGAGAGGCGTCATTTCTGCCTCAGCGGGCAATCACGGCATGGCAGTGGCACTGGCTGCCAACAAATTAGGCATTTCTGCCACGATTTATTTGCCTGAGAAAACCCCCAAGGTTAAGCTCGAGCGCATTGAGCGATTGGGCGCCCAAATTATCCTGCATGGTGAGTCGTGGGATGAAGCCAATGCGTTGGCTATGTCGGTCGCTGAGCAAGAGGGCAAAGCCTACATCCCTGCTTTCGACCACTTGCACGTCATGGCAGGGCAAGGCACTATTGTGTTGGAACTTATCACGCAACTACCCAAAATTGACGCAATTGTGGTCTCCATTGGTGGCGGCGGCCTAATTTCGGGCATTATTTCTGCCGTTAGACACTTCTCTCCGCATACAAAAGTTTATGGTGTGGAAACGGAAGGTGCTAACCGGCTGTATCTTAGCCGTGCCGCAGGTCGGATTGTGGAACTGCCGGCAATTACATCGGTTGCAGAAAGTTTAGGCGCGCGCAAGACTGGACAGCGACAGTTCGAGATTATCACCAACTATGTTGAAGACCTTGTGGTGGTCTCAGATGAGGAGGCAATTCAATCACTTTTAGAGCTGTTGCAAGAAGAGAAACTGCTGGTCGAGCCTGCCGCATCGTGCTGCATTGCTGCGCTGCTAACGAAGAAAATTCCTGTACAGAAAGGCGAGACCATTGTGGCGATTATGTGTGGAGCAAATGTGGCATTGGAACGTGTGGTGGAGTGGTATGAAGCTGAAAAGATGAAAGTGGCATAA
- a CDS encoding tetratricopeptide repeat protein has translation MRKSALLLICSLLSACSPDDQSTIANLYHEFTAFFNAYYNATVEYEKGLKAMKGSVSYDRNARLQIFVSLENAAQGKQFFDRVIEKTALVLKAHPNSSIADNALLLMGRAYYYQREFQPAERKFKEVLTNYTDSDVLDAATFWYGRCLAQQEETEKAREVLGSVIASPKTTNAVRSDAHFALAELAIRREDYQEAIKQIEQGLPLAVDIEQKARAAFVLARIYDRLGDFKSAARYYQMVLSLDPDFELQYAAMLSYALDLREQGDYDHAIRAFQRILADDKYLDKFPEVRYELAQCYELQDRLGRALDLYVEIIRRHKRTEFAARSYLRLGHIKRDISRDFSAALAFYDSAKVEFNQGELGKLIDESAKQMEKILRLYETVEALDSVIQLGIGSAATKPERKPMLSLNAPSRTQPRTRRDYRRSVYLELGGIDSFSDSAESRTAPKRQKVSFVRAQDSATYTRYRYDRILRAAEIANFYQLSLLIPDSASRWYQATLKMIDDSLHTFPDSLQKNLQAQKPPLLYALAEIYRLERKSRLQDSIYRLILDRYPKSKYAKRIREHFGLPIPTDLNEDDEALYTLALEQFEHHHAHTALKTLDSLLVFFPQSALRPKALLLRGFIFEKGLALPDSAIEAYSQLVKKYPDSEEARAVKDKLAFVEEARAAKLGTQKLTTPPDSLSNLAKQKSEEDMQTQLRRRNLFQPAADSSKGILQEPSNGK, from the coding sequence TTGAGAAAGAGTGCGTTGCTGCTTATCTGCTCCCTTCTTTCTGCGTGCAGTCCTGACGACCAGAGCACGATTGCAAACCTTTACCACGAATTTACCGCTTTCTTCAACGCTTACTACAATGCCACTGTCGAGTATGAGAAAGGTCTGAAAGCCATGAAGGGTTCAGTGAGCTACGACCGAAACGCTCGCTTGCAAATCTTCGTCTCACTTGAAAACGCGGCGCAAGGGAAACAGTTTTTTGACCGTGTAATTGAAAAAACCGCCCTCGTGCTCAAAGCACATCCTAATAGCTCTATCGCAGATAATGCACTGCTGTTGATGGGACGCGCTTACTACTACCAGCGAGAATTTCAGCCTGCAGAACGCAAGTTTAAAGAAGTGCTGACCAACTATACTGACAGCGATGTCTTAGATGCCGCTACTTTTTGGTATGGACGCTGTCTTGCTCAGCAAGAGGAAACTGAAAAAGCACGTGAAGTTTTGGGGTCTGTGATTGCCTCGCCCAAAACTACCAATGCCGTTCGCTCTGATGCCCACTTTGCTCTGGCAGAATTGGCGATTCGCCGTGAAGATTACCAAGAAGCCATCAAACAAATTGAGCAAGGCTTGCCACTGGCTGTGGATATTGAACAGAAGGCTCGTGCAGCCTTTGTGCTCGCACGCATCTATGACCGACTGGGCGACTTCAAGTCTGCCGCTCGATACTACCAGATGGTGCTCTCACTTGACCCGGACTTTGAGCTGCAATATGCGGCGATGCTGAGCTATGCCCTTGACCTCCGTGAGCAAGGTGATTACGACCATGCCATTCGCGCTTTTCAACGCATTCTTGCCGATGACAAATACCTTGACAAATTCCCCGAAGTGCGCTACGAACTTGCTCAATGCTACGAGCTGCAAGACCGATTAGGTCGTGCCTTAGACCTCTACGTTGAAATCATCCGTCGGCACAAACGCACGGAATTTGCGGCTCGCAGCTATCTTCGCTTGGGACACATCAAGCGCGACATCTCACGCGATTTTTCCGCTGCCCTTGCTTTCTATGACAGCGCGAAAGTTGAGTTCAATCAAGGGGAGTTAGGCAAACTCATTGACGAATCGGCTAAACAGATGGAAAAAATTTTGCGGCTCTACGAAACTGTCGAGGCGCTCGATAGTGTCATTCAGTTAGGTATTGGCAGCGCAGCGACCAAGCCAGAACGAAAGCCAATGCTTAGTCTCAATGCCCCCTCACGCACTCAGCCTCGCACCCGCCGCGATTACCGCCGCAGCGTATATCTCGAATTGGGCGGCATTGATAGTTTTAGCGACTCTGCTGAATCACGCACTGCGCCGAAGCGCCAGAAAGTCAGTTTCGTGCGTGCCCAAGATAGCGCAACTTACACACGCTACCGATACGACCGCATTCTGCGTGCCGCTGAAATTGCTAACTTCTACCAGCTTTCACTGCTGATTCCTGATTCTGCCTCGCGCTGGTATCAGGCTACCCTGAAAATGATTGATGATAGCCTTCACACCTTTCCTGACTCTTTGCAAAAAAACTTACAGGCTCAAAAACCGCCTTTGCTTTATGCCCTTGCAGAAATCTATCGCTTAGAAAGAAAGTCCCGTCTGCAGGACTCTATTTACCGCCTTATTTTAGATCGCTACCCCAAAAGCAAATATGCCAAGCGTATCCGTGAGCACTTCGGACTGCCTATTCCTACCGACCTCAACGAAGACGACGAAGCCCTCTACACACTTGCGCTCGAGCAATTCGAGCACCACCACGCGCATACTGCCTTGAAGACTCTTGACAGCCTTCTTGTTTTCTTTCCACAGTCTGCGCTGCGTCCCAAAGCTCTATTGCTACGGGGTTTTATTTTTGAAAAAGGCTTAGCCCTACCTGATTCAGCGATTGAGGCTTATTCACAACTGGTCAAAAAATACCCAGACTCAGAGGAGGCACGCGCGGTCAAAGACAAACTTGCTTTTGTCGAAGAAGCTCGAGCAGCTAAACTTGGTACGCAAAAATTGACTACGCCACCCGACTCTCTATCTAATCTGGCAAAGCAGAAATCCGAAGAGGATATGCAGACACAATTGAGACGGAGAAACCTTTTTCAGCCTGCCGCCGATTCAAGCAAGGGCATTTTGCAAGAACCATCAAATGGGAAGTAA
- a CDS encoding glycoside hydrolase family 3 protein, whose translation MLGKVFSPLAGWLTAIVLNLSALGYAQPFSETALSKELLVARKDRALPTEHIVAASLEEVFTTPSAWADSLLSTLSLEEKIGQMFSAFTYTLYMSADNPDFEAIAELVRTGKVGGVMFSKGDVYEAAMLANRLQRLAKVPLLISADMEWGLSMRIDRATEFPYNMAIAATRKPEYAFRVAQAIAKEARALGIHQNYAPSVDLNNNPSNPVINTRAFSENVTLTNQMAAAFIKGTQAGGLIATAKHFPGHGDTDIDSHKDLPVLPFERTRLDAVELKPFKWAVQQGVGSVMVGHLALPKISQSHKIPATLSPEITTKILREELGFKGLIVTDAMSMQGVRKHFEVGEAAVRAVLAGNDMILMSPDIKAAQAAIFSAVQENRISVERINASVRKILALKAWLGLNRSRFVSLDDIETKVGIREHQWLAQEVADCSITLLRNDSGILPLRLNDPKKRVLNISLQTVENFSIGKGFFDELQKYYQNTLRVQLLPKSNELNFKFALKAAEKSGAVIVSSYADTRAWEGKFGLDRDQTKFLQSLVKLCREKHIPLILVSFGTPYTVVDVPDVPVYLCAYCPAKVSEIAAVKVITGQIEPKGKLPVTIPHLFPFGAGLTSFTAVPSDSTLVPNQP comes from the coding sequence ATGTTAGGCAAAGTGTTTTCCCCACTGGCAGGGTGGCTTACAGCGATTGTGCTGAATCTCAGTGCACTTGGCTACGCCCAACCTTTTTCCGAAACAGCACTCTCCAAAGAGCTTTTGGTTGCACGCAAAGACCGCGCTTTGCCCACTGAGCATATTGTGGCGGCAAGTCTCGAAGAAGTTTTTACCACACCCTCTGCTTGGGCTGACTCGCTTCTTAGCACGCTTTCGCTCGAGGAAAAAATTGGGCAGATGTTTAGTGCATTCACATACACGCTTTATATGAGTGCGGATAACCCCGACTTTGAAGCGATTGCTGAACTGGTGCGCACTGGCAAAGTCGGTGGCGTGATGTTTTCCAAAGGCGATGTGTACGAAGCGGCGATGCTGGCTAATCGCTTGCAGCGGCTTGCAAAAGTGCCCCTTCTTATCAGCGCTGATATGGAATGGGGACTTTCAATGCGCATTGACCGCGCCACAGAGTTTCCCTACAATATGGCTATTGCTGCCACACGCAAGCCCGAATATGCTTTCAGAGTTGCGCAAGCTATTGCCAAAGAAGCCCGTGCTTTGGGCATTCATCAAAACTACGCGCCCTCAGTCGACCTTAACAACAATCCGAGTAACCCTGTCATTAACACGCGTGCGTTTAGTGAAAATGTGACATTGACCAACCAAATGGCTGCTGCTTTTATCAAAGGCACGCAAGCTGGTGGGTTGATTGCCACGGCGAAGCACTTTCCCGGACACGGAGACACCGACATTGATAGCCACAAAGATTTGCCTGTTTTACCTTTTGAGCGTACACGGCTTGACGCAGTGGAACTCAAACCCTTCAAGTGGGCTGTTCAGCAAGGGGTTGGCAGTGTGATGGTTGGGCACTTAGCGCTCCCTAAAATCAGTCAGTCTCACAAAATTCCTGCTACGCTTTCGCCTGAGATTACCACCAAAATTTTGCGGGAAGAACTTGGTTTCAAGGGCTTAATCGTTACCGACGCCATGAGTATGCAAGGCGTCCGGAAACACTTTGAGGTCGGCGAAGCGGCTGTGCGTGCAGTGTTGGCAGGTAACGATATGATTTTGATGTCGCCTGACATCAAGGCTGCGCAAGCTGCTATTTTCAGCGCTGTGCAAGAAAACCGCATTAGCGTTGAGCGCATCAATGCCTCCGTGCGCAAAATTCTGGCACTGAAAGCGTGGCTAGGCTTAAACCGCTCACGCTTCGTCAGCCTTGACGACATTGAAACCAAAGTTGGCATTCGTGAGCATCAATGGCTGGCGCAGGAGGTGGCTGACTGCTCTATTACCCTCTTACGCAACGACAGTGGCATCTTGCCACTCCGCCTCAATGACCCGAAAAAACGGGTTCTGAATATCTCGCTCCAAACCGTTGAAAACTTTAGCATCGGCAAAGGCTTCTTTGACGAATTGCAAAAGTATTACCAGAACACGCTGCGCGTGCAACTGCTGCCCAAAAGCAATGAACTAAATTTCAAATTTGCGCTCAAGGCTGCAGAAAAGTCCGGTGCTGTAATTGTCTCTTCATATGCCGATACACGGGCATGGGAAGGCAAGTTTGGACTGGATAGAGACCAAACTAAATTTTTGCAATCACTTGTTAAGCTCTGCCGGGAAAAGCACATTCCACTCATTTTGGTCTCATTTGGTACGCCCTACACAGTGGTCGATGTGCCAGATGTGCCAGTCTATCTCTGCGCATACTGTCCTGCGAAAGTCTCAGAAATTGCCGCTGTAAAGGTTATTACTGGACAAATTGAGCCAAAAGGCAAACTACCTGTTACCATTCCTCACCTCTTTCCTTTCGGTGCGGGACTGACGAGTTTTACGGCAGTGCCTTCCGACAGCACCCTTGTCCCAAACCAGCCGTAG